From one Felis catus isolate Fca126 chromosome E2, F.catus_Fca126_mat1.0, whole genome shotgun sequence genomic stretch:
- the EDDM13 gene encoding epididymal protein 13 isoform X3 produces MVPPLPSSLKLPPKSNAETPASHRGILGMMSRLSTDDRTEEEMKVLKQILGLLSLQVLSEETNDCKEAGKISLATATSTKKPPTKRTRWNLLKCTYMMVTFLFVSYNKGDWCYCHSCSTEVDIRNDPCCSF; encoded by the exons AtggtccctcccctccccagctcactgaAGCTCCCTCCAAAATCAAATGCAGAGACTCCAGCATCTCACAGAG GAATCCTAG GTATGATGAGCAGGTTGTCAACGGACG ATAGGACAGAAGAAGAAA TGAAAG TATTGAAAC AGATCCTAG GTTTGCTGAGCCTCCAGGTGCTAAGCG AAGAAACAAATGATTGCAAGGAAGCAG GGAAGATTTCCCTAGCCACTGCCACCTCCACCAAGAAACCACCCACGAAACGGACCAGATGGAACTTGTTGAAATGCACTTATATGATGGTCACCTTCCTGTTTGTGTCCTACAACAAAGGAGACTGG TGTTACTGTCACTCCTGCAGCACGGAAGTGGACATCAG gaaCGACCCCTGCTGCTCTTTCTAG
- the EDDM13 gene encoding epididymal protein 13 isoform X2, whose protein sequence is MVPPLPSSLKLPPKSNAETPASHRGILGMMSRLSTDDRTEEEMKVLKQILGLLSLQVLSEETNDCKEAGKISLATATSTKKPPTKRTRWNLLKCTYMMVTFLFVSYNKGDWCYCHSCSTEVDIRYVTARRAFSPPSPW, encoded by the exons AtggtccctcccctccccagctcactgaAGCTCCCTCCAAAATCAAATGCAGAGACTCCAGCATCTCACAGAG GAATCCTAG GTATGATGAGCAGGTTGTCAACGGACG ATAGGACAGAAGAAGAAA TGAAAG TATTGAAAC AGATCCTAG GTTTGCTGAGCCTCCAGGTGCTAAGCG AAGAAACAAATGATTGCAAGGAAGCAG GGAAGATTTCCCTAGCCACTGCCACCTCCACCAAGAAACCACCCACGAAACGGACCAGATGGAACTTGTTGAAATGCACTTATATGATGGTCACCTTCCTGTTTGTGTCCTACAACAAAGGAGACTGG TGTTACTGTCACTCCTGCAGCACGGAAGTGGACATCAGGTACGTGACGGCCAGAAGGGCAttttctcctcccagcccctggtaa
- the EDDM13 gene encoding epididymal protein 13 isoform X4, translating to MKVLKQILGLLSLQVLSEETNDCKEAGKISLATATSTKKPPTKRTRWNLLKCTYMMVTFLFVSYNKGDWQAPCWMPGLQDPTRSLDPTSSQDRGRTETKQTVSSRKGSESGDLSEHAKRWAALLEKAS from the exons A TGAAAG TATTGAAAC AGATCCTAG GTTTGCTGAGCCTCCAGGTGCTAAGCG AAGAAACAAATGATTGCAAGGAAGCAG GGAAGATTTCCCTAGCCACTGCCACCTCCACCAAGAAACCACCCACGAAACGGACCAGATGGAACTTGTTGAAATGCACTTATATGATGGTCACCTTCCTGTTTGTGTCCTACAACAAAGGAGACTGG CAGGCCCCTTGCTGGATGCCGGGACTACAAGACCCCACAAGGTCCCTGGACCCCACAAGCTCACAGGATAGGGGCaggacagaaacaaaacagacagtgAGCTCCAGGAAAGGAAGCGAATCAGGGGATCTGTCAGAGCACGCAAAGCGGTGGGCTGCTTTACTGGAAAAGGCGAGCTGA
- the EDDM13 gene encoding epididymal protein 13 isoform X1 — protein MVPPLPSSLKLPPKSNAETPASHRGILVKVLKQILGLLSLQVLSEETNDCKEAGKISLATATSTKKPPTKRTRWNLLKCTYMMVTFLFVSYNKGDWQAPCWMPGLQDPTRSLDPTSSQDRGRTETKQTVSSRKGSESGDLSEHAKRWAALLEKAS, from the exons AtggtccctcccctccccagctcactgaAGCTCCCTCCAAAATCAAATGCAGAGACTCCAGCATCTCACAGAG GAATCCTAG TGAAAG TATTGAAAC AGATCCTAG GTTTGCTGAGCCTCCAGGTGCTAAGCG AAGAAACAAATGATTGCAAGGAAGCAG GGAAGATTTCCCTAGCCACTGCCACCTCCACCAAGAAACCACCCACGAAACGGACCAGATGGAACTTGTTGAAATGCACTTATATGATGGTCACCTTCCTGTTTGTGTCCTACAACAAAGGAGACTGG CAGGCCCCTTGCTGGATGCCGGGACTACAAGACCCCACAAGGTCCCTGGACCCCACAAGCTCACAGGATAGGGGCaggacagaaacaaaacagacagtgAGCTCCAGGAAAGGAAGCGAATCAGGGGATCTGTCAGAGCACGCAAAGCGGTGGGCTGCTTTACTGGAAAAGGCGAGCTGA